GAGCTGGACGCGCTCTACGGCGAGCGCGACGGCTTCGACGCGGCGTGGGGCCGCTCGCGGGGCCTGCCCTTCCTCCTGCGCCGCGCCCACGCGGGCGACACGGGCGGGGACGAACCCGTGCGCGCGGCGCTCGCGGCGCTGCCCCCGGACGAACGCTGGCTCTGCGCGACGCTGGCCTTGAGCCAGCTGCCGCTCACCGCGAGCACGCTGCGGCCGGTGCTGTCCGGCGACGCGGCGGACGCGGCGCTGCGCCAGCTGGGCGCGAGGCTGCTGGTGGAGACGGACCCGAGGGGCCGGCACGGCGTGCACGACCTGGTGCGCGAAGCCATGGTGTCCCTGCTGTCGCCAGACGAAGCGCGCGCCGCCCACGAAGCGCTGCTGGAGGTCCTGGAGCGGGAGCCCCTGCCCGCCGTGGTCCGGGTGCGCGCGGTGTGCCGCCACCTCCAGGCGCTCGACCGGCACGACGCGCGCGCGGCCTTCATCGTCGCGCAGGCGGAGTCCCTGGTGCGCCACGGCGCCGCGGACGAGCTGCTGGGCCTGCTGGACTCGCTGCCCGCCGCGCTGCGCACGCCCCAGGTGAAGCTGGCCCATGCGCGCGCGCGGGTGCGGCTGCTCGACTTGCGCCGCGCCTATCCGGAGCTGTTGGCCCTGCGCGCGTCCCTGGAGGCCGGCTCCGGCGCGCCGGAGCCGGAGTCGAACGAGGCCCTGCGCGAGGGCGTGGGCGCCGTGCTGGTGCGGGTGGCCCTCTTCGCGCTGGAGCCGGAGGCCTGCGAGCGCACCCTGGAGGCCATGCCGGTGCCGAGCAGCGCGGAGGTCTTCCTCCAGCAATTGCTGGCATGGACCGCGCTGCGCTTCTTCCAGGGACGGTTGGATGAATCCCTGGCGATGCTGGACAACGCTGGAGCCGCGACCGGGGACCGGCGCGTGCTGGGCTGGTGCGCCTACGCCCGCGCGCTGATGCTCTGGATTGAAGGCCGGGACAGCGAGCTGGCGGAGCCCCTGGCCCAATGCGTGTCATTGCTGGAGGACGCGCCGCTCGACTCGCGAGGCCCCCTGGTGGCGGCCATGTCCGCGGGCATCCTCAGCCGGCTGGGCCGCTTCACGGAGGCCGACGCCGCGCTCGCCAGCGCCCGGGAGCGCCTGGGCCAGCTGGGCGCGCCCCGCCTCGCGCTGGAGCTGGACTGCATCGCGGCGTGGGTGCGCGGTGAGTCGGGACAGCGCGGGGCGGCGCTCGCGGCGCTGAGGGAGACGGAGGGCCGCGCGGAGAAGGCGGGCTACCTCTTCGTCCGCCTGCTGTGCCGCGTGGGCGCGGGCCGCATGCTGCTGGAAATGGGCCGGCGCGCGGAGGGCCACGCGCAGTTGGACGTCGTGGAGGAGGAGGTCCGTTCGCGCGGCGTGGTGGGGCTGATGCGGGCCGCCCGGGTGGCGCGCACGCTGGACGTGCCGGGACCGGACGCGCCGCCCATCACCGTGGAGCCCCGCGAGGTGCGCCCCGGCATCGCCGCCCGCCAGCGCGCCCTGGCCGCCCTGGCCGCCGCCCGGAGCGCGGACGCCCCGCGCGCCACGGCGCTGCTCACCGCGCTGGAGCCCCTGGCCCGCGGTGACGACTTCGCGCTGGAGCGCACGCTGGGGCACCTGGCCCGCGCCACGCTCCACCAGCACGCGGGCCGCGCCCGGGAGGCGGCACAGGCCCTGGAGGCCGCCACGCGCGAGGGGACCGGAGGCGGCGTGGACCCCGAGCTGATGGCGGAGCTGACCCGGCCATTCGCCGCCGCCGCCCCGGAAGCGCCCGCGCCCAAGGCGGTGGTGCTGGATGCCCGCCGTCACGAACTGCGAGCCCCGGGAAAAACAGTCTCCCTGGAGCGCAGGGCCCTGCCGCGAAGGCTGCTCTACGCGCTGGCCCGCCAGCCGGGCCGCATCCTGTCGAAGGAGGACTGCGTGCGCGCCATGTGGAACGCGGACTACGACCCGCGCCTGCATGACAACGCCTTGCGCGTCCACGTGAGCCACGTGCGAGACATGCTGGAGGGCACCGGCACCCGCGTGCTCTTCGACGACCCCGGCTACCGCCTGGAGGTGTCTCCGGGCTTCACCTTCGTCCCGGGTGACACGGCGTAGCGGTCATGCCAACCCCATCACAGTAGTTATCCAGTTACGACAAATCGTCGCCCCGGGTGTTTACAACGAGTCCGCGATTCCTCCAGAATCCCCGCGCCTCATACCTCCCATTTAAAACGGGGTTCACATGATTTCGGCTCAGATGGTGCGTCGCTGGACTGCCGCGAGCGCGGTGTCGCTGCTGGTCGTCGGTTGCGGTCCCCAGACCACGGAAGAGAAGCAGACCCAGCCGGAGACGCCGGCTCCCGCCGCCACCACCCAGGAGATCGTCGGTGGCTCGGCGACCACCATCGGGGCGAACCCCTGGCAGGTGTCTCTGCAGAGCAGCGGCGGCAGCCACTTCTGCGGCGGCTCCATCATCAACGAGAGCTGGATCCTCACCGCGCAGCACTGCGTGAACTCCGGCGGCAGCATCTCCAAGCCGGGCCGCATCGTGGCGGGCGTCACCAACCGCACCACCACCACCGGCGGCCAGGTCCGCACCGTGTCCCAGGTGGTCGTGTACCCGGGCTACGTGGACGCCAACTACGGCAAGGACGCGGCGCTCCTCAAGCTGTCCTCGCCGCTGGACCTGAGCGGCGCGAACGTGAAGGCCATCCCCTACGTCACCGCGGCGGACGCGGCGGCGGGCGTGGGCGGCGTGGGCGCCGTGGCGCGCGTCACGGGATGGGGCACGCTGTCCAGCGGCTCCTCCTCGCTGCCGACCACGCTCCAGACGGTGGACGTGAACATCATCAGCAACGCGGACGCGCAGGCGGACTACCAGGGCCAGGAGACCATCACCGCGGACCAGCTGGGCGCGACGGCCCCGGGCAAGGACTCCTGCCAGGGTGACAGCGGCGGTCCCCTCACCGTCCTCAAGGGCAGCACCCGCGTGCTCGCGGGCATCGTGAGCTGGGGCTACGGCTGCGCCGACGCGAATTACGCGGGCATGTACGGCCGCGTGTCGTCCTTCGCCAGCTGGATCGACAGCACCATCAACGCGGTCCAGCAGCCGACGCAGACGCTGCTGAGCCAGACCAACCTCTCCGGCTCCGCCAGCACCTGGAAGAACTTCACCATCACCGTCCCCGCGGGCGCCACGACCCTGACGGTGGAGCAGTCCGGCGGCACGGGTGACGCGGACCTCTACGTGCGCCAGGGCTCTCTGCCCACCACCACGGCGTACAACTGCCGCCCGTACCTCAGCGGCAACGCGGAGACCTGCACCATCACCGCCCCCGCGGCCGGCACCTGGTACGTCTCCATTCGCGGCTACTCCGCGTACTCGGGCGTCTCCCTGAAGGCCACGGTGCCGTAGCCGTCGCCTGACACCAGCCTGAGCGCGCGAAGGCCCTCTTCCTCCCTTCTTGGAGGGAGGGGGTCTTCGTGTTTCAGCGACCTTGGGTACGCGGAGTGCTACACCCGGTGTCATGGCCCGGCCCAGAGCTTCGCGCTGTCCCCACTGCAACGCCCCCTTCACGCCCCAGGCCGCGAAGACGCACTACGACTGCGGCTACTGCGGCCACGCCTTCGACCTGGACGGCCCGCTTCCGGTGCGCCCGCCGCCGCCCGCCCAGGCGAACAACAAGCAGATCCCGATCATGCTCGCGGGCGTCGCGGTGACGGTCCTGATGGGAGTCATGGGCGCGGTGTTCGCCCTCTCCGCAGCCCCGGACACGTACGAGCCCCCTCGCACCCCGCCTCCCGCGGCCGTCGTCCCCGTCGCGCCTCCGGTCGTCCCCGGGCCTCCGCCCGAGCCTCCCAAGCCCGAACCCGAGAGCCTCCAGTGGGTGGAGCGGGGCGCGCCCGCGTTCGTGGACGTCAACGGCGACGGGACGGAGGACATCGTCGGCCACGTGAACCGGCACGTCACAGGCTCCGAATTCCAGCACGTCATCGCCGCGTTCGACGGCCGGACGTTCCAGAAGCTCTGGGAGTCAGCGCCTTCGGAGGGGCCGGACGCTTCCCGCCATACGAAGGTCATCGCCCAGAACGGCCGGCTGGTGATGAGCGAGCAGCGCACGGTGAACCTGCTGGAGCTGGAGACCGGCAAGCGGCTGGGGCGCGTGCCCCTGACGGACTCGCCGCGCCGGCTGTGCATTCCTCCGGGGGACACGACCTCCGTCTGGGTGGAATTGGTGGACCACCAGCACCTGCTCTTCGACACGCGCACAGCCACCGCGAAGCCCGCGCCCCGCGCGCCGAAGGGCTGCGCCACGCCGCCCTTGAGCCCGCAGACGTGCAACATGAGCCGGCCGGCGGAGCACCCCACCACCTGCGAGCGCTCCAGCTACCCGCCCTCCGACATCCGCGGCTTCTCCACGAAGTACCTCTTCCGCACGGGCGGCTACACGCTGGCGCTGGGCACGCGGTGGCCGGGGACACAGGTGCCCCTGGTGGCGCTGTACGCGCCGGGCAACCGCAAGCCGCTGTGGCACGACACCTTGTCGGACAAGGATCCGCTCCTCCTGCGGGACACCGCGCCGGAGGTGGGGGACATCACCCAGGACGCCGTGTACGTCGTCTATCAGCTGGCGAAGGGCGGCTCGCAGCTCATCCGGCGCGACCTGCGCACCGGCGACATCGCCTGGGACGTGGCCCTGCCCGAGTCCCATTACACCTCCATGCTGACGGCCCTCTGGGTCCGGGAGGGCCGCGTGTACGTCCCGATCTGGGGCAGCCTGCTCGTGCTGGACGCCGCCACGGGAAACACCCTCGGCGGCATCGGGATGAAGTGAATCAGTAGATGGAGATGAGGTGGACCCGCACGCGGGGGTTGCCGAGGTACTCCTCCAACCGCCAGCGGGTCCGCATCCCGTCCTCGTGGATGCCCACGCCGCCGTCCGTGGGCGGCGCCGCGCTGGCGAGCGCATCCCGCAGGTGCGACACCGCCCAGCGGTCGAACTTCGGGTCCCCGGAGCCCTCCAGCACCTGGAGGTCGATGAGGCTGCCATCGCGCGCCTGCCGCACCTCCACGATGGCGACGAGCGCCAGGATGGGGGTGGTGACATCCATCATGTAGACGTTCGCCGCGCGCCCGGCCTCCACCGCCGCGCGCAGCCGGTCGGACGTCTCCCGGCGGACGTCGCGCGCCTGGGGCGCGAAGGGAGTGCCCGTCTTGCCGAACCGCTCGATGGCCTCCAGCTGCTCGCGCTTCAGCCGGCGGGCGAGCACGTCGGTGTCGGGCGGAGGCGGGTCCACGAGCTTCTCGGAGAAGCCCTGGCGCAGCTTCGCGAAGTAGGGAGGCGTCGCGCCCGTGGCCCGCGCGGACGCGGTCGCGTCGTGGGCCCAGCCATCCACCTTCTGGCGCGCCTCCTCCGCCTCACGGGCCGCCAGGGCCTTGGGGTCCGGCTCCGAGCCGGGGACGTTGCGAAGCGTCCGCCCCGTCGACGGCGGCCCCTTGAGGAGCCCACCGCCCAGCAGCCCGGGCGGCTCCAGCTGGAGCGGGACGTCCCGGGCTGGAGGTGGCGGGCGCTCGTCGGGGGCTGTCGCGAGGGGCTCCGGAGCGGCCTCCCCGGAAGCGGCGGGAGCCTCGTCCTTCTTCCGCTCGCGCTGCGCCAGCGGCTTCGGCGCTTCGTCCTTCCGCCGCTCACGCTCCGCCGAGCGCGCGGGCCGAGGCGCTTCTTCGGGCACGGGCGGCGCGGGGCGTGCGTCCCGGGTGACGATCTCCAGCTCGACCGCCTGCGCTGGCTCACGACGCCGGACGTCGGCGGACGGGCTCCTCCACAGCGCGAAGAGCAGCGCCGCGTGCAGGAGCCCGGAGACGACGAGCAGCAGAAGCAGCTGTGAGCGGCGGGACACGCCACTCAGCTTGCTCCCTCCCGCCCCACGGGAGAAGTGGCGCGGAGCGTGGGTGTTGGCCCCTCACGCTCCCCTGCCCTCCTCCTACGGCGCCGCCGGTGTCCGGAGCTCCGGCGTGGGTTGGAGCATCACTCCGCCCAGTGGACCTTGCCCAGCCCCGCCGGGATGAGGTCGCAGACGTAGAAGATGTCGTCGTACGGGTAGTTGTCGTAGACGCCCCGCGCGGGGATGCAGCGCGCCTGGTTCGGATACGGCGCGTTGAACTCCGCGGCGAGCTGCTGGCAGTAGGCGTTATCGCCTTCGCCACCGCACTCCTCGGTGCACTGGTCCGCGCGGATCCACTGCGAATTGTAGATGGGGTACGAGTCCGCCTCCGTCCAGCACAGGCCCGTGGCGCACTGCGTGTCCGCCGAACAGCCCTGGCCCACGGCGTTGAGGCCCTGCTCCTGCTGCGTCGGGGCGGGGGTCTGCGGCTCGGCGGCGGGGCTGCCACCACAGGCAACCAGCGCGAACGAGAAGAGCGTCACGGGAACAGCGAAGAGCTTCCGCATCATTGGAAAACCTTTCCAGGAGAAGGGGAGAGTCCGGAGAGAACCACTTTGGCCTCTTTGAGCCAAGTCACATTCTCACGGCAATGGAGTCACGGACCGTCGGGGGGAAGGGTGCAGGTCCAGGTGTTGTCGAACTTGCAATAGCAGCTGCCCGTGGGCAGCCCGTTCAGACAGCAATCACGGTAGGTGCCGGCGGAGGGACACGACGAGCCCTCGATGAAGATGCACGTGTTGGCGCGCGAGCAGTTGGGCGGCGGAGGCGTCGTGGGACAGTACTGATAGGCGCCGTCGCATTGCACATACTGGCCATCCACGGAGGAGCAGGCGTTCCCCGAGCAGGCCACCGTCGCCCCCGACGCACAGGTCGTCGAACACGTCGACAAGGCGCCGGAGACCTGCCCCAGCTCCTCCGACGCGTCGCCGGACTCCACTCCACCGCAGGCCGCCATCGTCGCGATGACCAGTGCCGCGAACACACCCGAGACAAGCTTCATGAATCCTGTCCTTTCTTGCAGAGACGTCCAGCTAGACAGTTTATCCACACAAGATTCGATTCGATAGGGTTCACGGCGGGGGGCGCGGACGTGGAGTACGCTGGCGGCACCTCACGTGAAGGGGAAGCCGTCCATGTGCCGGAGCATCAAGACGCTGTTCAACTTCGAGCCCCCCGCGTCCGACGCGGAGGTGCGGGCGGCGGCCCTGCAGTTCGTGCGGAAGCTGAGCGGCACCAGCGCCCCATCCAAGGCGAACGAGGAGGCCTTCAACCGCGCCGTCGAGGACATCACCGAGACCGCGCGGCGGCTGATGGACTCGCTGGTGACCACGGCCCCTCCACGCAACCGCGACATGGAAGCCATGAAGGCGAAGCTGCGGTCCGCGAAGCGCTTCGCGCCGCGTTGAGCTGGACAGACCCGCCGTTCCCGGAGTGCTCCTGATGTTCCTTGCCTCGCTGCT
The sequence above is drawn from the Corallococcus sp. NCRR genome and encodes:
- a CDS encoding winged helix-turn-helix domain-containing protein codes for the protein MRTPTAPGLGPPAVFVGRAQEVRRLGDMLRRVRTGVVYGLPGAGKSALVAAVAAKHRGPVVHRRVRPGDTLDTVVDDVRRLLSEAPVAQALSDASRLEALAEELEARRALCVLDDLHVLGPPERAALVEDLGGRLRQGTLLATSRESVPRHAASPDRVELRLEGLSREAARELWRELDALYGERDGFDAAWGRSRGLPFLLRRAHAGDTGGDEPVRAALAALPPDERWLCATLALSQLPLTASTLRPVLSGDAADAALRQLGARLLVETDPRGRHGVHDLVREAMVSLLSPDEARAAHEALLEVLEREPLPAVVRVRAVCRHLQALDRHDARAAFIVAQAESLVRHGAADELLGLLDSLPAALRTPQVKLAHARARVRLLDLRRAYPELLALRASLEAGSGAPEPESNEALREGVGAVLVRVALFALEPEACERTLEAMPVPSSAEVFLQQLLAWTALRFFQGRLDESLAMLDNAGAATGDRRVLGWCAYARALMLWIEGRDSELAEPLAQCVSLLEDAPLDSRGPLVAAMSAGILSRLGRFTEADAALASARERLGQLGAPRLALELDCIAAWVRGESGQRGAALAALRETEGRAEKAGYLFVRLLCRVGAGRMLLEMGRRAEGHAQLDVVEEEVRSRGVVGLMRAARVARTLDVPGPDAPPITVEPREVRPGIAARQRALAALAAARSADAPRATALLTALEPLARGDDFALERTLGHLARATLHQHAGRAREAAQALEAATREGTGGGVDPELMAELTRPFAAAAPEAPAPKAVVLDARRHELRAPGKTVSLERRALPRRLLYALARQPGRILSKEDCVRAMWNADYDPRLHDNALRVHVSHVRDMLEGTGTRVLFDDPGYRLEVSPGFTFVPGDTA
- a CDS encoding trypsin-like serine protease, which gives rise to MVRRWTAASAVSLLVVGCGPQTTEEKQTQPETPAPAATTQEIVGGSATTIGANPWQVSLQSSGGSHFCGGSIINESWILTAQHCVNSGGSISKPGRIVAGVTNRTTTTGGQVRTVSQVVVYPGYVDANYGKDAALLKLSSPLDLSGANVKAIPYVTAADAAAGVGGVGAVARVTGWGTLSSGSSSLPTTLQTVDVNIISNADAQADYQGQETITADQLGATAPGKDSCQGDSGGPLTVLKGSTRVLAGIVSWGYGCADANYAGMYGRVSSFASWIDSTINAVQQPTQTLLSQTNLSGSASTWKNFTITVPAGATTLTVEQSGGTGDADLYVRQGSLPTTTAYNCRPYLSGNAETCTITAPAAGTWYVSIRGYSAYSGVSLKATVP
- a CDS encoding ferrichrome ABC transporter substrate-binding protein, which codes for MSRRSQLLLLLVVSGLLHAALLFALWRSPSADVRRREPAQAVELEIVTRDARPAPPVPEEAPRPARSAERERRKDEAPKPLAQRERKKDEAPAASGEAAPEPLATAPDERPPPPARDVPLQLEPPGLLGGGLLKGPPSTGRTLRNVPGSEPDPKALAAREAEEARQKVDGWAHDATASARATGATPPYFAKLRQGFSEKLVDPPPPDTDVLARRLKREQLEAIERFGKTGTPFAPQARDVRRETSDRLRAAVEAGRAANVYMMDVTTPILALVAIVEVRQARDGSLIDLQVLEGSGDPKFDRWAVSHLRDALASAAPPTDGGVGIHEDGMRTRWRLEEYLGNPRVRVHLISIY
- a CDS encoding DUF2277 domain-containing protein, whose amino-acid sequence is MCRSIKTLFNFEPPASDAEVRAAALQFVRKLSGTSAPSKANEEAFNRAVEDITETARRLMDSLVTTAPPRNRDMEAMKAKLRSAKRFAPR